Proteins encoded by one window of Macrococcus sp. 19Msa1099:
- a CDS encoding ribbon-helix-helix protein, CopG family → MVRVKVGITLTEDTLARLEEICKEMGLSKSQALSMLVNKEYLAKYQDEKKVFKA, encoded by the coding sequence ATGGTAAGAGTAAAAGTTGGAATTACGTTAACTGAAGATACATTGGCTAGGTTAGAAGAAATTTGTAAAGAGATGGGGCTAAGTAAATCTCAAGCTTTATCTATGTTAGTTAATAAAGAATATTTAGCAAAGTATCAAGATGAGAAAAAAGTTTTTAAGGCATAA